A portion of the Ricinus communis isolate WT05 ecotype wild-type chromosome 10, ASM1957865v1, whole genome shotgun sequence genome contains these proteins:
- the LOC8287059 gene encoding cyclin-H1-1 isoform X3, protein MADFQTSTHRVKWIFTPQQLVEKHKATNQRAKQMLEKYGTTRMEVDVDGSISYPEPQVNTGDNADKHSRPKSLSVDEEQFMRVYYEFKLREVCSAFYFPHKIQATALIYFKRFYLQWSVMEHDPKHIMLTCIYAACKIEENHVSAEELGKGISQDHQMILNYEMIVLQSLDFDLIVYAPYRSVEGFINDMEDFCHATDDQTQMLKDLQVSAVAEVDKIMFTDAPLLFPPGQLALAALRSANGMHRVLDFERYLRDILSRQNLVHTISNLTESLDAIDSWVKKYKFPTEKDMKHINRKLKSCWGHSSHDEKNREKKSKHKSHKSSNEMQNGPSM, encoded by the exons ATGGCCGATTTTCAAACCTCGACTCACAGAGTCAAGTGGATCTTCACTCCTCAACAGCTG GTAGAGAAGCACAAAGCTACTAATCAAAGAGCCAAACAAATGTTGGAGAAA TATGGCACAACAAGAATGGAGGTAGATGTTGATGGGTCAATATCATATCCTGAACCTCAAGTGAACACTGGAGACAATG CTGATAAACATTCTCGTCCAAAGTCATTGAGTGTTGACGAAGAACAATTTATGCGAGTATACTATGAATTTAAACTTCGAGAAGTTTGCAGCGCATTCTATTTTCCCCATAAAATTCAG GCTACGGCACTCATATACTTTAAAAGATTTTACCTTCAATGGTCGGTCATGGAGCATGAtccaaaacacataat GTTAACCTGTATATATGCAGCATGTaagattgaagaaaatcaTGTATCTGCAGAGGAGCTTGGTAAGGGGATTTCTCAGGATCATCAAATGATTCTCAATTACGAGATGATTGTTCTTCAG AGTTTGGACTTTGATCTTATTGTATATGCTCCATACCGTTCAGTTGAAGGTTTTATCAATGATATGGAG GACTTCTGCCATGCAACGGATGATCAGACTCAAATGTTGAAG GATTTGCAAGTAAGTGCAGTAGCAGAAGTTGACAAAATCATGTTTACTGATGCACCATTGCTTTTTCCTCCGGGGCAG TTAGCATTGGCTGCTTTACGAAGTGCAAATGGGATGCATCGTGTGCTTGATTTTGAAAG ATACCTAAGGGACATTCTCTCTCGTCAGAATTTGGTGCATACAATTTCAAATCTCACTGAATCTCTAGATGCAATAGATTCTTGG GTAAAGAAGTACAAATTCCCTACAGAAAAGGATATGAAGCACATTAATAGGAAGCTGAAGTCTTGTTGGGGTCATAGCTCGCACGACGA AAAGAATCGGGAGAAGAAATCAAAACACAAGTCCCATAAGAGTTCAAATGAAATGCAAAATGGCCCGTCCATGTAG
- the LOC8287059 gene encoding cyclin-H1-1 isoform X1: MADFQTSTHRVKWIFTPQQLVEKHKATNQRAKQMLEKYGTTRMEVDVDGSISYPEPQVNTGDNADKHSRPKSLSVDEEQFMRVYYEFKLREVCSAFYFPHKIQATALIYFKRFYLQWSVMEHDPKHIMLTCIYAACKIEENHVSAEELGKGISQDHQMILNYEMIVLQSLDFDLIVYAPYRSVEGFINDMEDFCHATDDQTQMLKDLQVSAVAEVDKIMFTDAPLLFPPGQLALAALRSANGMHRVLDFERYLRDILSRQNLVHTISNLTESLDAIDSWVKKYKFPTEKDMKHINRKLKSCWGHSSHDEYFLYACLFSNNYWPYRVFALFVLTNTSFYCLATERIGRRNQNTSPIRVQMKCKMARPCSCKWNLHSFAG, encoded by the exons ATGGCCGATTTTCAAACCTCGACTCACAGAGTCAAGTGGATCTTCACTCCTCAACAGCTG GTAGAGAAGCACAAAGCTACTAATCAAAGAGCCAAACAAATGTTGGAGAAA TATGGCACAACAAGAATGGAGGTAGATGTTGATGGGTCAATATCATATCCTGAACCTCAAGTGAACACTGGAGACAATG CTGATAAACATTCTCGTCCAAAGTCATTGAGTGTTGACGAAGAACAATTTATGCGAGTATACTATGAATTTAAACTTCGAGAAGTTTGCAGCGCATTCTATTTTCCCCATAAAATTCAG GCTACGGCACTCATATACTTTAAAAGATTTTACCTTCAATGGTCGGTCATGGAGCATGAtccaaaacacataat GTTAACCTGTATATATGCAGCATGTaagattgaagaaaatcaTGTATCTGCAGAGGAGCTTGGTAAGGGGATTTCTCAGGATCATCAAATGATTCTCAATTACGAGATGATTGTTCTTCAG AGTTTGGACTTTGATCTTATTGTATATGCTCCATACCGTTCAGTTGAAGGTTTTATCAATGATATGGAG GACTTCTGCCATGCAACGGATGATCAGACTCAAATGTTGAAG GATTTGCAAGTAAGTGCAGTAGCAGAAGTTGACAAAATCATGTTTACTGATGCACCATTGCTTTTTCCTCCGGGGCAG TTAGCATTGGCTGCTTTACGAAGTGCAAATGGGATGCATCGTGTGCTTGATTTTGAAAG ATACCTAAGGGACATTCTCTCTCGTCAGAATTTGGTGCATACAATTTCAAATCTCACTGAATCTCTAGATGCAATAGATTCTTGG GTAAAGAAGTACAAATTCCCTACAGAAAAGGATATGAAGCACATTAATAGGAAGCTGAAGTCTTGTTGGGGTCATAGCTCGCACGACGAGTACTTTTTATATGCTTGCTTATTTTCAAACAATTATTGGCCCTATAGAGTCTTTGCATTGTTTGTCCTAACTAACACCAGTTTTTATTGCTTGGCAACAGAAAGAATCGGGAGAAGAAATCAAAACACAAGTCCCATAAGAGTTCAAATGAAATGCAAAATGGCCCGTCCATGTAGTT GTAAATGGAACCTTCATTCTTTTGCTGGTTAA
- the LOC8287059 gene encoding cyclin-H1-1 isoform X2, with protein sequence MADFQTSTHRVKWIFTPQQLVEKHKATNQRAKQMLEKYGTTRMEVDVDGSISYPEPQVNTGDNADKHSRPKSLSVDEEQFMRVYYEFKLREVCSAFYFPHKIQATALIYFKRFYLQWSVMEHDPKHIMLTCIYAACKIEENHVSAEELGKGISQDHQMILNYEMIVLQSLDFDLIVYAPYRSVEGFINDMEDFCHATDDQTQMLKDLQLALAALRSANGMHRVLDFERYLRDILSRQNLVHTISNLTESLDAIDSWVKKYKFPTEKDMKHINRKLKSCWGHSSHDEYFLYACLFSNNYWPYRVFALFVLTNTSFYCLATERIGRRNQNTSPIRVQMKCKMARPCSCKWNLHSFAG encoded by the exons ATGGCCGATTTTCAAACCTCGACTCACAGAGTCAAGTGGATCTTCACTCCTCAACAGCTG GTAGAGAAGCACAAAGCTACTAATCAAAGAGCCAAACAAATGTTGGAGAAA TATGGCACAACAAGAATGGAGGTAGATGTTGATGGGTCAATATCATATCCTGAACCTCAAGTGAACACTGGAGACAATG CTGATAAACATTCTCGTCCAAAGTCATTGAGTGTTGACGAAGAACAATTTATGCGAGTATACTATGAATTTAAACTTCGAGAAGTTTGCAGCGCATTCTATTTTCCCCATAAAATTCAG GCTACGGCACTCATATACTTTAAAAGATTTTACCTTCAATGGTCGGTCATGGAGCATGAtccaaaacacataat GTTAACCTGTATATATGCAGCATGTaagattgaagaaaatcaTGTATCTGCAGAGGAGCTTGGTAAGGGGATTTCTCAGGATCATCAAATGATTCTCAATTACGAGATGATTGTTCTTCAG AGTTTGGACTTTGATCTTATTGTATATGCTCCATACCGTTCAGTTGAAGGTTTTATCAATGATATGGAG GACTTCTGCCATGCAACGGATGATCAGACTCAAATGTTGAAG GATTTGCAA TTAGCATTGGCTGCTTTACGAAGTGCAAATGGGATGCATCGTGTGCTTGATTTTGAAAG ATACCTAAGGGACATTCTCTCTCGTCAGAATTTGGTGCATACAATTTCAAATCTCACTGAATCTCTAGATGCAATAGATTCTTGG GTAAAGAAGTACAAATTCCCTACAGAAAAGGATATGAAGCACATTAATAGGAAGCTGAAGTCTTGTTGGGGTCATAGCTCGCACGACGAGTACTTTTTATATGCTTGCTTATTTTCAAACAATTATTGGCCCTATAGAGTCTTTGCATTGTTTGTCCTAACTAACACCAGTTTTTATTGCTTGGCAACAGAAAGAATCGGGAGAAGAAATCAAAACACAAGTCCCATAAGAGTTCAAATGAAATGCAAAATGGCCCGTCCATGTAGTT GTAAATGGAACCTTCATTCTTTTGCTGGTTAA
- the LOC8287059 gene encoding cyclin-H1-1 isoform X4: MADFQTSTHRVKWIFTPQQLVEKHKATNQRAKQMLEKYGTTRMEVDVDGSISYPEPQVNTGDNADKHSRPKSLSVDEEQFMRVYYEFKLREVCSAFYFPHKIQATALIYFKRFYLQWSVMEHDPKHIMLTCIYAACKIEENHVSAEELGKGISQDHQMILNYEMIVLQSLDFDLIVYAPYRSVEGFINDMEDFCHATDDQTQMLKDLQVSAVAEVDKIMFTDAPLLFPPGQLALAALRSANGMHRVLDFESTCLQIPKGHSLSSEFGAYNFKSH; encoded by the exons ATGGCCGATTTTCAAACCTCGACTCACAGAGTCAAGTGGATCTTCACTCCTCAACAGCTG GTAGAGAAGCACAAAGCTACTAATCAAAGAGCCAAACAAATGTTGGAGAAA TATGGCACAACAAGAATGGAGGTAGATGTTGATGGGTCAATATCATATCCTGAACCTCAAGTGAACACTGGAGACAATG CTGATAAACATTCTCGTCCAAAGTCATTGAGTGTTGACGAAGAACAATTTATGCGAGTATACTATGAATTTAAACTTCGAGAAGTTTGCAGCGCATTCTATTTTCCCCATAAAATTCAG GCTACGGCACTCATATACTTTAAAAGATTTTACCTTCAATGGTCGGTCATGGAGCATGAtccaaaacacataat GTTAACCTGTATATATGCAGCATGTaagattgaagaaaatcaTGTATCTGCAGAGGAGCTTGGTAAGGGGATTTCTCAGGATCATCAAATGATTCTCAATTACGAGATGATTGTTCTTCAG AGTTTGGACTTTGATCTTATTGTATATGCTCCATACCGTTCAGTTGAAGGTTTTATCAATGATATGGAG GACTTCTGCCATGCAACGGATGATCAGACTCAAATGTTGAAG GATTTGCAAGTAAGTGCAGTAGCAGAAGTTGACAAAATCATGTTTACTGATGCACCATTGCTTTTTCCTCCGGGGCAG TTAGCATTGGCTGCTTTACGAAGTGCAAATGGGATGCATCGTGTGCTTGATTTTGAAAG TACTTGTTTGCAGATACCTAAGGGACATTCTCTCTCGTCAGAATTTGGTGCATACAATTTCAAATCTCACTGA